One Rossellomorea aquimaris DNA window includes the following coding sequences:
- a CDS encoding signal peptidase I, with protein MKRKMLKIFTYLLTISALCCIVFLLFVSYQAQKDPTKIPSFFGYKPLTVLTNSMEPKISAGDMIFVKETNADAVKKNEVITFHTADRKVVTHRVVQVTPEGFLTKGDNNNVEDSWKVQPDKLIGEVAVILPNAGFVAKFISSKLGFSLFVLLPFLLFILIEVFERTNRYFNRKEDTVSTKV; from the coding sequence TTGAAAAGAAAAATGTTGAAAATATTCACTTATCTCCTGACGATATCTGCTCTATGCTGCATTGTATTTCTCTTATTCGTCTCCTATCAAGCGCAAAAGGATCCTACTAAGATACCATCGTTTTTTGGGTACAAGCCATTAACGGTCCTGACAAATAGTATGGAACCCAAGATCAGTGCAGGTGACATGATCTTTGTAAAAGAGACAAATGCCGACGCAGTCAAAAAGAACGAAGTCATCACCTTTCATACGGCGGATCGAAAGGTAGTGACCCACCGAGTGGTTCAGGTAACCCCCGAAGGTTTTCTGACAAAGGGTGACAATAACAATGTAGAAGACAGCTGGAAGGTGCAGCCGGATAAGTTAATCGGGGAAGTCGCCGTCATTCTGCCGAATGCAGGATTCGTGGCCAAATTCATTTCCAGTAAGCTTGGGTTTTCTCTGTTTGTTCTGTTGCCTTTTCTTCTATTTATTCTGATTGAAGTATTTGAGCGGACGAACAGATACTTTAATAGAAAAGAAGATACTGTCTCTACCAAGGTTTAA
- a CDS encoding immune inhibitor A domain-containing protein, whose amino-acid sequence MNKLFKTGITSVVMAGTLFAGIPVSSSVSASVVTGSHVKESDSHSHFIGTLDAALINDERLLASLIKQGKISSKASDATKKKELEKYIELKGKKVEDTNVKDPIAPKAKAAESEKHQKFKDATKKSSGKLQGSTKHPDPVKESPSPGVAKKGKLLTLMVEYSDFKHNNIKPSETDNYYEDYNKEHFEEMIFGDDGVTGPNGENFVSQKQYYEEQSGGTYTIEGNAYGWLEVPGTAAYYGADKASGGHDNVTPGGSKQLVADTYAAALAAGIPLEDYDLEDPHDLDGDGNYWEPDGLVDHLQIIHAGMGQEAGGGSLFDNAIWSHRSAVFVDKDGLGKGKPGFYDYTMMPEDGATGVFAHEYGHDLGLPDEYDTIYSGAGDAVGYWSIMSAGSWAGKIPGTEPTGFSPWAKSYLQSTLGGNWTQPSVVDFEDIKKKGTNYLLDQANSPNGQNHQAIQVNLPQKKTAVNTPASGSYEYWGGQADEIDTNMVTNVDLTGKSSAELTFDAWYDIEAQWDFGFVQVSTDDGGSWKSLGNENTRDDVVAEGYPTILNSMPGFTGTSDGWEPQSFDLSEYAGQEIQLRFRYATDWGTSLTGFFTDNIKVVADGDTVVEDGAESTTTPFTLNGFERFDGNKYVDHYYLLEWRNHQGVDEGLANIARGNSLMSYDGGLVVWYVDDTFTDNWTGLHPGDGFLGVVDAHDDTNLLWSTGVEASTRYHVADAAFNFMPTSGLNLVYPDQTLTLASQRGIPLFNDRKDYNNSYLPDAGRNISHYGLKVLVNDQAKDKSVGSITLSR is encoded by the coding sequence ATGAACAAGTTATTCAAAACAGGTATCACTTCAGTTGTGATGGCAGGAACTTTATTTGCCGGTATTCCGGTAAGTTCATCTGTTTCGGCAAGTGTAGTGACAGGAAGTCATGTAAAAGAATCGGATTCACATTCACATTTTATCGGGACGTTAGATGCGGCCTTGATCAATGATGAGAGATTGCTAGCCTCATTGATCAAGCAGGGAAAGATATCATCTAAAGCTTCTGATGCTACCAAGAAAAAAGAGTTGGAAAAGTATATTGAGTTAAAGGGAAAGAAAGTGGAAGATACTAACGTAAAAGATCCCATCGCCCCTAAGGCGAAGGCAGCTGAATCTGAAAAGCACCAGAAGTTCAAAGACGCTACAAAGAAAAGCAGCGGTAAATTACAAGGAAGCACCAAGCACCCGGATCCCGTGAAGGAATCACCTTCACCAGGTGTAGCCAAAAAAGGGAAGCTGCTTACATTGATGGTAGAATACTCGGATTTCAAACATAATAATATTAAACCGAGTGAAACGGATAACTACTATGAGGATTACAACAAGGAGCACTTCGAAGAGATGATCTTTGGAGACGATGGCGTAACAGGGCCTAATGGCGAGAACTTCGTTTCGCAAAAGCAGTACTATGAAGAACAATCAGGCGGGACTTATACAATTGAAGGGAACGCTTACGGATGGCTTGAGGTTCCAGGCACGGCAGCATATTACGGGGCAGACAAAGCTTCAGGGGGACATGATAATGTGACTCCGGGCGGATCGAAACAATTGGTAGCTGATACTTATGCTGCAGCGCTTGCGGCAGGAATTCCCCTTGAGGATTATGACTTAGAAGATCCGCATGATTTAGATGGTGACGGAAACTATTGGGAGCCGGATGGGTTAGTCGATCACTTGCAGATCATCCATGCTGGTATGGGTCAGGAAGCTGGAGGCGGTTCTTTATTTGATAATGCCATCTGGTCTCACAGATCCGCAGTATTTGTTGACAAGGATGGACTTGGAAAAGGTAAACCGGGATTCTATGATTACACAATGATGCCTGAAGATGGGGCTACCGGTGTATTCGCTCATGAATATGGTCATGACCTGGGATTACCGGATGAATACGATACGATTTATTCCGGAGCGGGGGATGCCGTTGGGTATTGGTCTATCATGTCTGCAGGTTCGTGGGCAGGTAAGATTCCCGGGACAGAACCAACAGGCTTTTCTCCTTGGGCAAAGTCCTACCTACAATCCACTCTGGGTGGAAATTGGACTCAACCTTCAGTAGTTGACTTTGAAGATATTAAGAAAAAAGGAACGAATTACTTGCTCGATCAGGCAAATTCTCCGAACGGCCAAAACCATCAGGCGATTCAAGTAAACCTGCCTCAGAAGAAGACAGCCGTGAATACTCCTGCTTCAGGAAGCTATGAGTATTGGGGCGGTCAAGCGGATGAAATCGATACGAATATGGTGACAAATGTTGACTTAACAGGCAAGTCTTCTGCTGAGCTGACGTTTGACGCCTGGTATGATATTGAAGCACAATGGGATTTCGGATTTGTGCAAGTATCCACTGATGACGGGGGAAGTTGGAAATCATTAGGAAATGAAAACACCCGCGATGATGTGGTAGCTGAAGGTTATCCTACTATATTGAATTCTATGCCTGGTTTCACGGGAACATCAGATGGCTGGGAACCACAATCATTTGATTTATCCGAGTATGCCGGACAGGAAATTCAGCTGAGATTCCGTTATGCAACAGACTGGGGTACATCACTAACAGGATTCTTTACTGATAATATTAAGGTCGTGGCAGATGGCGATACAGTAGTAGAAGATGGCGCTGAAAGTACAACGACTCCTTTCACGTTAAATGGATTTGAACGTTTTGACGGTAACAAATATGTTGATCATTATTACTTATTGGAATGGCGCAACCATCAAGGTGTAGATGAAGGGCTCGCCAATATCGCACGTGGTAATTCTTTGATGAGCTATGATGGTGGTCTGGTCGTTTGGTATGTAGATGACACCTTTACAGATAACTGGACGGGTCTCCATCCTGGGGACGGTTTCTTAGGGGTAGTGGATGCACATGATGATACCAATCTATTATGGAGCACAGGTGTAGAAGCCTCGACTCGTTACCATGTGGCAGATGCGGCGTTCAACTTCATGCCGACTTCCGGATTGAACCTGGTCTATCCTGATCAAACCCTGACACTTGCAAGTCAACGTGGAATACCTTTATTTAATGATAGGAAGGATTACAATAACTCCTATCTGCCAGATGCAGGACGTAATATCAGTCATTACGGGCTAAAGGTACTGGTGAATGATCAAGCTAAGGACAAATCTGTCGGTTCGATCACACTATCAAGATAG
- a CDS encoding response regulator transcription factor, whose amino-acid sequence MATNIVIIDDHQLFREGVKRILEFEPSFNVVAEGDDGSEAMNLVETHEPDVVLMDINMPETNGVEATRELMDRYPDTKVIILSIHDDENYVNHALKTGALGYLLKEMDSEALVDAVKIVADGGSYVHPKVTHNLVAEYKRLANAQNSGGFQQSEVRRPLHLLTRRECEVLQMLADGKSNRGIGEGLYISEKTVKNHVSNILQKMNVNDRTQAVVTAIKNGWVEVR is encoded by the coding sequence ATGGCAACAAATATTGTTATCATTGATGATCATCAGCTTTTCAGAGAGGGAGTAAAACGAATCCTTGAATTTGAACCTTCTTTCAACGTAGTAGCAGAAGGCGATGACGGTTCAGAAGCCATGAACCTAGTTGAAACACACGAACCAGATGTTGTCCTGATGGACATCAATATGCCTGAAACAAACGGCGTAGAAGCAACACGTGAACTGATGGACAGATACCCGGATACGAAGGTCATCATCCTATCCATCCACGACGATGAAAACTATGTAAACCATGCGTTGAAAACAGGAGCACTAGGTTATTTATTAAAAGAGATGGACTCAGAGGCACTGGTTGACGCAGTGAAGATCGTTGCAGATGGAGGCTCTTACGTTCATCCGAAGGTAACTCATAACCTGGTAGCAGAATACAAGCGCCTGGCAAACGCCCAAAACTCAGGTGGATTCCAACAATCCGAAGTTCGCCGCCCGCTTCACCTATTAACGCGCCGCGAGTGTGAAGTACTGCAAATGCTTGCTGACGGTAAGAGTAACCGCGGAATCGGTGAAGGCCTATACATCAGTGAAAAAACTGTCAAAAATCATGTAAGTAATATATTACAAAAGATGAATGTGAACGACCGTACCCAGGCAGTTGTAACTGCGATCAAGAACGGTTGGGTGGAAGTACGATAA
- a CDS encoding sensor histidine kinase gives MSLKKIDTKMLDSILKKMVDTVDESKDEIFQIGEQCRTDYEDLMKELLEVKEMVLKVIDEGDHLQQKSKFARLRLSEVSKHFQTYSEDQVREAYEKAHDLQMKLSMNRQQEKQLRDRRDELERRLHALGDTIERAENLCSQISVVLNYLNSDLRQVGEALEDAKQRQDFGLQIIEAQEDERKRLSREIHDGPAQMMANVLIRSDLIERVFREKSTDDAIHEIRDLKRMVRSALYEVRRIIYDLRPMALDDLGLIPTLKKYLSTIEEYNQETSIQFVNMGLDIRLPSKFEVALFRLVQESVQNALKHAEATHIQVKVEVKKDQITVVVKDNGKGFDKDKQKTGSFGIMGMNERVDLLEGDITIDSKVGTGTVILIQVPLNK, from the coding sequence GTGTCACTTAAAAAAATAGACACCAAGATGTTAGATAGCATCCTGAAAAAGATGGTCGATACGGTTGACGAAAGTAAGGATGAAATCTTCCAGATTGGCGAGCAATGTCGAACTGATTATGAAGATTTGATGAAAGAACTGCTGGAAGTGAAAGAAATGGTCTTGAAAGTGATTGATGAAGGAGATCACCTCCAACAGAAATCGAAGTTTGCACGACTCAGACTATCTGAGGTAAGCAAGCATTTTCAAACCTATTCAGAAGATCAGGTAAGAGAAGCGTATGAAAAGGCTCATGACCTGCAAATGAAGCTATCCATGAATAGACAGCAAGAAAAGCAATTGAGAGACCGTCGGGATGAACTGGAAAGACGGTTACACGCACTCGGGGACACGATTGAACGGGCAGAAAATCTTTGCTCGCAAATATCCGTCGTTCTGAATTATTTAAATAGTGACTTAAGGCAAGTTGGTGAGGCACTTGAAGATGCGAAGCAGCGTCAGGATTTCGGTCTTCAAATCATCGAGGCACAAGAGGACGAGCGAAAACGCTTATCCCGTGAGATTCATGATGGTCCTGCGCAAATGATGGCCAACGTCTTAATTCGTTCCGATTTAATCGAGCGGGTTTTCCGTGAAAAAAGCACAGACGATGCCATCCATGAAATACGCGACCTCAAACGGATGGTCCGCTCAGCCCTATATGAGGTCAGGCGCATCATTTACGACCTCAGACCAATGGCACTTGATGACCTGGGGTTAATTCCTACCCTCAAAAAATACTTGAGTACAATCGAAGAGTATAACCAGGAGACCTCCATTCAGTTTGTGAATATGGGGCTCGATATCAGACTTCCTTCAAAATTCGAAGTCGCTCTGTTCAGATTAGTACAAGAAAGTGTTCAGAACGCACTTAAGCACGCTGAAGCAACACATATTCAAGTTAAAGTAGAAGTAAAGAAAGACCAAATAACAGTTGTTGTCAAAGACAACGGCAAAGGATTCGACAAAGACAAACAAAAAACAGGATCCTTTGGCATCATGGGGATGAATGAACGTGTCGACCTTCTTGAAGGAGACATCACGATTGACTCAAAAGTAGGAACAGGAACGGTCATACTGATCCAGGTTCCACTTAATAAGTAA
- a CDS encoding YigZ family protein, producing the protein MLHHYNTVKGYGEHEINIERSRFIAYLTRAETEEEAQEFITSIKKKHHDATHNCSAYMIGENNLIQKANDDGEPSGTAGVPMLEVLKKRDLKDTVVVVTRYFGGIKLGAGGLIRAYGRATSEGLNATGIVERRLMRVMKTKIDYTWLGKVENEVRSSHYQLKEIHYLEAVEVDVYVEEASKEQFVDWMTELTNGQGEISEGSVEYLESSI; encoded by the coding sequence TTGCTACATCACTATAATACCGTCAAGGGTTACGGAGAGCACGAAATCAATATTGAACGTTCCAGATTCATCGCATATTTGACTCGTGCGGAAACCGAGGAAGAAGCACAGGAATTCATCACCTCTATCAAGAAGAAGCATCATGATGCCACTCATAACTGCTCTGCCTATATGATTGGTGAAAATAATCTGATTCAAAAAGCGAATGACGATGGGGAGCCGAGTGGCACAGCCGGAGTCCCTATGCTTGAAGTATTAAAAAAACGTGACCTCAAGGACACCGTTGTCGTTGTGACTCGTTATTTCGGGGGGATCAAACTTGGTGCAGGCGGGCTTATCCGGGCGTATGGACGTGCCACGTCTGAAGGCCTCAATGCTACAGGGATTGTTGAAAGACGCCTTATGAGGGTGATGAAGACGAAGATCGACTATACGTGGCTTGGTAAGGTTGAAAATGAAGTGAGATCGTCTCATTATCAGCTCAAGGAGATTCATTACTTAGAAGCTGTTGAGGTTGATGTGTATGTGGAAGAAGCCTCTAAGGAGCAGTTTGTGGATTGGATGACCGAGCTTACGAATGGGCAGGGTGAAATTTCCGAGGGTAGTGTAGAATACCTCGAGTCATCTATATAG
- a CDS encoding LCP family protein, which produces MSIERNYRNTMKKKKRRRRIVFFLIIPLLIVTFSVAGYGALLYKKAETVFNDSYNNIEGREKSELRDEKVDPNIDNVSILFIGVDESDTRNFGSSTRSDALMLATLNEKEKSVKLVSIPRDSYVYLPEVGYNTKINHAHAYGGPKASIEAVETMFDIPVDYYVKMNFHAFIDVVDALNGINVEVPYELYEQNSKDTANAIHLLPGMQTLDGEEALALARTRKKDNDIERGKRQQEILKGVMKKAVSANALTKYDDIIQAIGDNMETNMTFNEMKALSSYGLKKQLDLNTLSLEGEDTYIENVYYWLLDDTSLANTSIELQDHLEVNRSTAGDIDYSEQSEEENPSATYE; this is translated from the coding sequence ATGTCGATTGAACGGAATTATCGTAATACTATGAAAAAGAAGAAGCGCAGGAGAAGGATTGTGTTCTTTCTCATCATCCCCCTGCTCATCGTCACATTTTCTGTTGCTGGATATGGAGCACTGTTGTATAAGAAAGCTGAAACCGTATTTAATGATTCGTACAATAATATAGAGGGCCGTGAGAAATCCGAACTACGGGATGAAAAGGTTGATCCCAACATCGATAACGTGTCCATCTTATTTATCGGAGTCGATGAAAGTGATACTCGTAATTTCGGCTCCTCAACCCGCTCTGACGCCCTGATGCTCGCCACCCTGAACGAAAAGGAAAAGTCCGTTAAACTCGTTAGTATCCCCCGTGATTCCTACGTGTACTTACCAGAAGTAGGATACAATACGAAGATTAACCACGCACACGCGTATGGCGGCCCCAAAGCTTCCATCGAAGCGGTTGAAACCATGTTTGATATACCTGTCGATTACTATGTGAAAATGAACTTCCATGCGTTCATCGATGTGGTAGACGCACTGAATGGCATAAATGTAGAAGTGCCATATGAGCTCTATGAGCAAAACTCAAAAGATACGGCAAACGCCATTCATTTACTGCCTGGAATGCAGACGCTTGACGGGGAAGAAGCTTTAGCACTGGCCAGAACCCGGAAAAAGGATAATGATATCGAGCGTGGTAAACGTCAACAGGAAATCCTTAAAGGTGTGATGAAGAAAGCAGTATCTGCCAATGCCTTGACCAAATATGATGATATCATCCAAGCCATCGGGGACAATATGGAAACCAACATGACCTTTAATGAGATGAAGGCCCTTTCCAGTTACGGATTAAAGAAACAGTTGGACCTGAACACCCTTTCCCTTGAAGGGGAAGATACTTATATTGAAAATGTGTATTATTGGTTATTGGACGATACCAGCCTGGCCAATACGAGTATTGAATTACAAGATCACCTTGAGGTCAATCGATCAACAGCCGGAGATATCGATTACTCTGAACAGAGTGAAGAAGAGAATCCTTCTGCTACTTATGAATAA
- a CDS encoding MraY family glycosyltransferase, with protein MLILTLILCFLLTLGITPLVKKLAYKVGATDQPNVRKVHQKIMPRLGGLAIYIGFIAGFLILRPEDPYAGAIILGSAVILLTGMADDIFELSPRLKLLGQLTAAFTVVLGGVQIEFINLPFGGVLEFGMFSIPITILWIVGITNAINLIDGLDGLAAGVSTIGLATIGFMAMLKGDVFVMSLALILIVSTLGFLYFNFHPAKIFMGDTGALFLGYMIAVLSMLGFKNVTMISLIVPLIILGVPISDTFFAIIRRIVNKSPLSAPDKSHLHHCLLRIGFTHKQTVIIIYAIAAMFSLAAIIFSMSTVWGAMIVIAVLLIAIEWLIESIGLVNSNYQPLIKFVKARATRK; from the coding sequence ATGTTAATTCTAACCTTAATCTTATGTTTTTTGTTAACTTTGGGGATAACCCCGTTAGTGAAGAAACTTGCCTATAAAGTGGGCGCAACGGATCAACCCAATGTCCGTAAAGTCCACCAGAAAATAATGCCACGTCTTGGAGGTCTCGCTATCTATATAGGGTTTATAGCAGGATTTCTGATTTTACGTCCTGAAGACCCATATGCTGGAGCGATCATCCTGGGAAGTGCTGTCATCCTCTTAACCGGGATGGCGGATGACATCTTTGAATTATCTCCCCGCCTTAAATTATTGGGTCAGCTGACAGCGGCGTTTACAGTGGTACTTGGCGGAGTTCAAATCGAATTCATTAACCTGCCTTTTGGTGGTGTGCTGGAGTTCGGTATGTTCAGCATTCCGATTACCATCCTCTGGATTGTAGGGATCACAAATGCGATCAATCTCATTGATGGATTAGACGGATTGGCTGCAGGAGTATCGACGATTGGACTTGCCACAATCGGTTTCATGGCGATGCTTAAAGGTGACGTCTTTGTTATGTCCCTTGCATTGATCCTGATTGTCAGTACACTCGGATTTCTGTATTTCAACTTTCACCCAGCGAAAATCTTTATGGGTGACACGGGGGCGCTGTTCCTTGGATACATGATTGCCGTACTCTCCATGCTTGGATTTAAAAATGTTACTATGATTTCCCTTATCGTTCCGCTCATTATCTTAGGTGTCCCTATTTCAGATACGTTCTTTGCGATCATTAGAAGAATTGTCAACAAAAGTCCATTATCCGCTCCTGATAAATCGCATTTGCACCATTGCTTATTGCGGATTGGATTCACACACAAACAAACCGTCATCATCATTTATGCGATTGCAGCTATGTTCAGCTTAGCGGCCATCATATTCTCCATGTCGACGGTGTGGGGCGCAATGATTGTGATAGCGGTACTGCTCATAGCAATTGAGTGGCTCATCGAGAGTATCGGACTTGTCAATTCAAATTATCAACCGTTGATAAAGTTCGTTAAAGCTAGAGCGACAAGAAAATAA
- a CDS encoding glycosyltransferase family 4 protein gives MKILHLNAGNESGGGMYHILSLLNELNREEFYLGVFEKGEMYDRARSLDIQTVLFNQSSRFDYSIIKEIIHFIRSNSIDIIHTHGARANCYGAMIRTFVEVKWMVTVHSDPRDDFMGRGLSGKFYTFLNLKALKRADHHLAISERFKQILLNQGIPDKKITTILNGIDFNKVLEAPLTREEIGVKEGDFTIIMVARLEAVKGHKVALKAVRNLIENHHTDIKILLIGDGSEREALIKYSEEHGISGHVLFLGHRNDVERIYPIADVAILTSYSESFPLVLLEAARAGVPVVTTDVGGVDQLIPDDSYGWIIPVEDSDQLTESLEAAMRKKEEGSLTLMGEKIKKYSKRQFSVEQFANNVYNVYLKLGK, from the coding sequence TGTTTTTGAAAAAGGTGAAATGTACGACCGTGCCCGGAGTCTGGATATTCAGACTGTATTATTCAATCAGAGCTCCAGATTTGATTATTCTATTATAAAAGAGATCATACATTTCATTCGGTCAAACAGTATCGACATCATTCATACCCATGGAGCAAGGGCGAATTGCTACGGGGCAATGATACGCACTTTTGTCGAGGTAAAGTGGATGGTGACCGTACATAGTGATCCGAGAGATGACTTTATGGGAAGGGGCTTATCAGGGAAATTTTATACTTTTCTGAATCTGAAAGCTCTAAAACGAGCAGACCATCACCTGGCCATTTCAGAACGCTTTAAGCAAATCTTACTGAATCAAGGCATTCCCGATAAGAAAATTACCACTATTTTAAATGGTATCGATTTCAATAAAGTTTTAGAAGCTCCACTTACAAGAGAGGAAATTGGGGTGAAAGAAGGAGATTTTACAATCATTATGGTTGCAAGGCTTGAAGCGGTCAAAGGTCATAAGGTAGCTTTGAAAGCTGTGCGGAATCTGATTGAAAATCATCACACTGACATAAAAATCCTCCTGATTGGTGATGGCTCTGAAAGGGAAGCTTTGATAAAATATTCAGAAGAACATGGGATTTCCGGCCATGTCTTATTCCTGGGACACCGGAACGATGTAGAGAGAATCTACCCGATTGCGGATGTAGCGATTCTGACCTCATACAGTGAAAGTTTCCCCTTGGTTCTACTTGAAGCTGCAAGGGCAGGTGTTCCTGTCGTGACAACGGACGTTGGCGGAGTGGATCAGCTCATTCCGGATGATAGCTACGGCTGGATCATCCCCGTTGAAGATTCGGATCAACTTACGGAAAGTCTTGAAGCTGCCATGAGGAAAAAGGAAGAGGGAAGTCTCACCCTTATGGGAGAAAAGATAAAAAAATACAGTAAAAGACAATTTTCGGTAGAGCAATTCGCCAATAACGTTTATAATGTATACTTGAAGCTAGGAAAGTAA